The Candidatus Nanopelagicales bacterium genome includes a region encoding these proteins:
- a CDS encoding DUF58 domain-containing protein — MTGRAIGAFIAIPVVSLLAFLLGYPGVGYAAFGIVVLIAVAALLVAKPPTSNLDRSVDPAHVTRGESATVRLGRRNRSPVPAAPLEATDRIGHLDVHVTIPLAAPATRSEASYRFVTTKRGHLTIGPAVLTRRDPWGLFQRSRQVGEAGELLVYPRVLPMGPPDILARLGRDAGAADVAAGSDRFHTLREYVVGDELRKIHWPSSARTGVLVVKQMVDSPRPRLLLFLDCERGVYPTEDSFEQAVDTTASLANAIAGTGVPMTVVAGQNHAEVEVTRPDDLAKLLETLAIVDGESQPMSSAKLRGRVINTRATAIVAVTGPGTGFLSALTGVRSIIGEAALYRLGSPGPPAVTRRRGLVLVDAAVAEDVSHLQPVPVKRTRKPGS, encoded by the coding sequence GTGACAGGTCGCGCGATCGGGGCCTTCATCGCAATTCCTGTGGTGTCGCTCCTCGCATTTCTACTCGGCTACCCCGGGGTGGGTTATGCCGCTTTCGGAATAGTCGTACTCATTGCCGTGGCTGCCCTACTCGTTGCCAAACCACCAACGTCTAACCTTGACCGATCCGTCGATCCCGCCCACGTCACTCGTGGGGAGTCGGCGACCGTTCGACTCGGCCGTCGCAATCGCAGTCCAGTCCCGGCCGCCCCGCTGGAGGCGACGGATCGAATCGGACACCTGGACGTTCACGTCACCATTCCCCTGGCGGCACCGGCCACTCGCAGCGAGGCAAGCTACCGATTCGTCACCACCAAGCGTGGGCACCTGACGATCGGACCCGCCGTACTCACCCGTCGCGACCCCTGGGGGCTGTTCCAGCGATCTCGCCAAGTGGGTGAGGCCGGGGAGTTGCTGGTCTATCCGCGAGTGTTGCCGATGGGACCACCGGACATCCTGGCCCGCTTGGGTCGCGATGCCGGCGCGGCAGATGTCGCGGCGGGCTCGGATCGCTTCCACACACTGCGTGAATACGTGGTTGGTGACGAGCTGCGCAAGATCCACTGGCCGTCGAGTGCTCGCACCGGCGTGTTGGTCGTCAAGCAGATGGTCGACAGCCCACGACCACGGCTGCTGTTGTTTCTGGATTGTGAGAGGGGCGTTTATCCGACTGAGGATTCCTTTGAGCAGGCGGTTGACACCACGGCGTCACTGGCGAATGCGATCGCGGGCACCGGGGTTCCGATGACCGTCGTCGCGGGCCAGAACCATGCCGAAGTGGAGGTCACCAGACCGGACGATCTAGCCAAGTTGCTTGAGACACTGGCGATTGTCGACGGCGAGTCGCAGCCGATGTCCTCGGCGAAGCTACGTGGTCGCGTGATCAACACCCGGGCCACGGCCATAGTCGCTGTCACAGGTCCCGGAACTGGATTCCTCAGTGCACTAACTGGCGTTCGCAGCATCATCGGCGAGGCCGCTCTCTACCGCCTTGGATCGCCCGGGCCGCCAGCCGTTACTCGACGTCGCGGCTTGGTACTTGTCGACGCCGCGGTCGCCGAGGATGTCTCGCACCTGCAGCCCGTGCCGGTGAAGCGGACCCGAAAGCCGGGTTCATGA